aatcctGGTCACAACTGTACCGAATCAGGAGTAGTCTatgtacaactacaaacatttctcatcgcctatttctcaaaattcaaggattttcagatattttttctCAAATAAAAAGAACTTCAAGCACATTTGAAAGCACGTTCTGTTAAGCTTGaaagagtttttaaggagTCAAGGagctgtagggaccctgtgtTGCGATGGCAGGCTTTTTCTGCTGGAAGCCGTTTCAGAGTTAAAACTATCGGTTACTAACTTTTCATGCTGACGTCCAGAGGGATTTTCGGACCAGCTCCGTTGATCAGTTCTTGAAGATCGAGGTCTTTTTCCTCGGTGAAATGAAGTTCTCGGCCGCCTCCGCTGGCGTGGCGGAACGGTATGAAATCCGGCGTCTGGAACCCGTACAGCGGCTgtcaaaaacaaatcaataatGCGGAAGTTAGTAAAACTTCGATTACAACTTCGAATTAACGCATCTTCACCGCACCGCGATGTATTGGTAGTTTCTATCCGCCCTTTAGTTTTACAATATCTACTCAGGACCTAGAGACCCTTTCAATGCGATTACACTGCAGTGCGATgaataaatcggtgatggactttgctagtacaccgcatcacaatgtattgatgttattgataattagtttttatctcttaattgaaagatggcagcacccgTCAAATACAGTTAGATATTAGtgactaacgatacaccgcactgtggtgtaggcGCACTATGCCTGTTATTTGATGCACTGGGTTGCATTACATTTCAGTCAGCGCTGAAAGGGTGAAATGTCTTTAAAGTAAAAATTTCCAGtcgttcaaaatatttttcttaattcatttatcaattttttttttgagaatttcgaaaaatttaatttatttgtttaccTCGACATTCAGAGTTTTTAACGCATGATCAAAATCTGTTGTGGTCAATCGTTTGCGCTTGCTATTACGCATGAACTTCAGCCCTTCctatatataaagaaaaaaaaataattatattttttatgATAACTATTAACTGTACACTACCTACTACACTGCCCGACTGCTGACCTGTACAATTTGTTTCAATCTGAAACTGGTGTCGTTTGCGAGCGTAGTCGACGCCTCGTCCGATAATCCGTGAATTCCTACAGATTCAGCGATTACTTTCATCGATTCCATCGTAAGATGAGGAGGAGGCTGATGGTGGCTGACCCGATCACCGGCTGACGATGAGGCCGCCGTCTTATCTTGATCGTCGCTGCCTCCCATCATCAATACAGCCTataatttttggaattttaacCGATAGAAATGTCGACTAAACTGATCTCGATTCAATCACAAAAACAGTCTCGATACTTCAAACGACATCGAGGGTCGACGAGCTATTCAAAAATTGCGAAAATgctcaaattttgaaatttttgttttacatGGACGCGGCCATCTTTAGGTCACGTGACTCGTAGTTCGGCTTTTTGTCGCCGAAGGGGTACTCGACCCGATCGAGGGACAATTGGGCAAAAATTCCACCTTGAGGGATTCTTTTTTGAGTATCGTAAATAAATTTGGGAGGGAGGCCACGTGCTAATCACTATCTATTCTAAAAGTGAAAGGCTCGGTGCCCGATGGATAGAAAAGAACTggatgggttcgaatcccagaaCCGTGTTTATTTTATCCATCGACTTTCACTCGAAAATACGCAAAATACAGATAATACGAGAGctttgtaatgtttttattccatTCCGATCGAATACAACGTTTTAATTCGATAGAAAGTTGTAAATAACATTGGTGGAATGAATTTGCTGTCAAAAATCGATGGTTGCTACATAAACAACATGGCCGCCGTCTTACTGAAATCGACTTCAGTCCACTGAAGATTTAATTCGCCCAGTTTTATAGGAGGTATGTGTCTTCTTAATGTGAAGCATCCAGAAATAAGGAAATTTGAATGAAAGCAATAcaattttaattatttctgtttttttcttCTAGTTTGTAGATAGAAGGCCCAAAAGCCAAGCCAACTCCAAGTTCGTTGCACAGACTGACATGACAGACAGATTTAATTTGTCCTCCAAAAACAAGAACTAAGAGTAGGAAGAGAGAAGAAGGCAAAAGAGCAAggcaaaaagaagaaaaggcTGAATTAAAGCCAAAACACATTCACAACATTGAGATAATATTCAATCTGCCTCTGTCTAAAAGGCGTAGTTCAGTTGATGATGGTTCTGTTTATAAATGTGAATATTGGACAGCGAGTTGAAGTGAAATTGCCGTCGGGGATTTTCAAAGGGACCGTTCGCTTCAAAGGTTCGATCGTTACCAAACCGGGAGAATGGGTCGGAATCGAACTCGATCAACCAGGTATTCATTCCAAACAACCCGTGTATCGTCTGCTATTGATCTATGCATGTTTAAATTGAGCTCGAACCAGTCTGGACCCTGCACCCCTACTAGACATTCAACGCTTAATCAACATTCTTCCAATTtgtgatcgtccacacttcacatgtgttcagtgcttcatctgagacatttctaattgaaaatgaactacaaacaccagacattagacattttatcagctcactctcaaaaactgatcgtccacacttcacatgtgttcagtgcttcatctgagacatttctaattgaaaatgaactacaaacaccagatattcaacattttatctgcacactttcaaaaactgatcgtccacacttcacatgtgttcagaacttcacctgagacatttctaattgaaaatgaactacaaacgcaagacattagacatttaatcagcacactttctaaaaatgtgttcagtgcttcacctgagacatttttaattgaaaatgaactacaaacaccagatattagacattttatcagcacactttcaaaaactgatcgtccacacttcacatgtgttcagaacttcacctgagacatttctaattgaaaatgaactacaaacacaagacattagacatttaatcagcacactttctaaaaatgtgttcagtgcttcacctgagacatttttaattgaaaatgaaatacaaacaccagatattagacattttatcagcaaactttcacaaactgatcgtccacacttcacatgtgttcagaacttcacctgagacatttttattgaaaatgaactacaaacaccagatattagacatttaatcagcacactttctaaaaatgtgttcagtgcttcacctgagacatttttaattgaaaatgaactacaaacaccagatattagacattttatcagcaaactttcacaaactgatcgtccacacttcacatgtgttcacttcttcacctgagacatttctaattgaaaatgaacactttcaaaaagagaaGTTTGTATTTTGCGCAAGTGAATGTCTATAAAGGGGTTCTAGATTGATAACTCTGTATAAACACGCTTTCTGTCAGTAAATGATCATAATTTAATATCGTGAggttattatctattttagtTGGTACTCACAACGGTTGTTATATCGGTCGCCGGTATTTCCAGTGTCCAGACAGACACGGAGTATTCGTATCGGCGAATCAAGTTCGATTCATTCGTCTCAAGCGAAGGTAACTAAATCTTTACGAAGACATCGATTCACAGAATAATACCTagcaggggccggttccatagacagggcttagacttaagaccggtctaagacgaactaagttctatagccaatctaacaacttaagaccagtctaagacaaacttagttctataaccaatctaacaacttatgaccagtctaagatcattttagttctatagccaatctaacaactaaagaccagtcttaaaccGGCCCCTGAACAGGGATGAGATGGTTGTGAATAGTGCCAAAAGTTCTGCAAAGTAAATTTTTGTGTTAAGAATGTGAAaatctttggaaaaatcttttcatttcaaattgatcCCTTGATATTTACCTGACCTTGACAAAATAGTCCATggattagaaatataaatcatgAGATATCCAAatagggttcttacagatcagggaatcctaaattccctgatatttcCCTGATGCTTGACCAAAACTTgcctgattaaattataagatatcctcagtgagggctgtttcttatcaagaggttccttgtgtcactcgtcaccagcaagaacaacaagacaccaaaaattcaaattccctgattaaattataagatgtcctcagtgagggctgtttcttatcaagaggttccttgtgtcactcgtcaccagcaagaacaacaagacaccaaaaattcaaattccctgattaaattataagatgtcctcagtgagggctgtttcttatcaagaggttccttgtgtcactcgtcaccagcaagaacaacaagacaccaaaaattcaaattccctgattaaattataagatatcctcagtgagggctgtttcttatcaagaggttccttgtgtcactcgtcaccagcaagaacaacaagacaccaaaaattcaaattccctgattaaattataagatatcctcagtgagggctgtttcttatcaagaggttccttgtgtcactcTTCATCAGCAAAAGTTTaaattaaaatctatctaTTCAAGAAAGGATCTAATATTCCCTGCAGGGAAAATAAATCCGGAATCTGGTAATTACTggtaattatttcaattttacagACTTTTCAATAGTTACCGAAGTGTCAATCAATCAACAGTTGATTCAACGTTGTTCAATAGTATAAAAGGTAAGTGTTCGCCCGAAATTTTTAGcggaattaaaaaattaactactTTAATTACAAATGAACTTTTTTTAATAAGATGAAGCGATGCAAAACGCTGAACGAAATCGAAAGTCGAAATCAACTGAAGATTTATCCGGTGAGTACGAAAACTCCATTGCCGCAGCAGCCTTTGTGGGTCCTCGTTCTCGGATACTTTCCGGCGGAATAGGGAGATCGTATTCTGGTCAAAACGAAACGCACCAGAAGAGAATCCTGGAATCAGTAGAGATCGCTCGAAACCTGATTTAGTCGGATGAACATTTTGTTAATCCTAAGTTGCCGCAGTAGGCTTTGTGGGTCCTCAGTCTTGATTATAAATATTTCGACTGCAGTTTCGAGTTTAGATCCGTTTTTACTAACAACAAGTCAATTCGTTTAGACTGACAAAATTTCTCCATTTCAATAAACTCCTTTAGTCAATTCACTATTGTTTGATTTTCACTttctgtttgatttttttttctagtagTCGGAACGGAGTGTGATCCGTGGATGACTCAGAGCAGACGTTACCCGCGTCTGCAGGCGATCAGTAAAATGATCCCCGCGGCGACGATGGTGCGCCCGCGAACCACTCAATCGCTGTGTTACAGTTACCGCTCGACGCCCGTACACGCGGAATACTGGCAGGACGTCGAACAATTCAACCCGAGTCCGACCATACCGAAAACGCACATGCCGCATTCCGCGCAGAAACGTCTCGTCCGCCTCGGCTGGGGTGAAGGTCATCTAATACGCGAGCACACGGTGAATACGTATCGCGAAACGGTTAAAAGACATCGGTGGAACGACGTTACCATCTGAGAAATACAACCATCTGTTACTGTAACTAGTTACAATACAGCGATCTGTTGTAACTAGTTACAATACATCAATATGTTGTAACTAGTTACAATACATCAATATGTTGCTGTAACTTGTCCCAATACATCAATCTGTTGTTGTAACTAGTTACAATAAATCCATCTATTGATGTAACTAGTTACAATAAATCAACATGTAGAAACTAGTTACAATTTATCCATCTGTTGTTACTAGGTATAATACATCAATCTTCTGTAACTAGTTACAATACATTAGGATTCCATGTTCTACTGTAACTAGTTACAATACATTAGGATTCCATGTTCTACTGTAACTCTAATAATACTAATGTAAGCAGTCATAACGAGATACAGTTCATCCGATGTAACTAGTAcatttattcacagtaacTAGTTACAATACATCTGTCCGTAGTAACTTGTTACAATACAGCCATTGGCTGCGATTACTCATACATTCGTCAAGAGATTTATTTCCATGTGGTGCCTTGTATTTTTTTTCCTCATTTTTGAGAAACTTTACGTTCGTAAAACGGATTAAATCCAGAAATAATGACCATAATAACGATTATGAAATGTTAGCATaagttaataattttattcatcattcatttacACGGTAAAACTCATGTTTTTGAAATGCGTGCACTTTTTACGAAAAAAGATCTGTGATATAAATAGTAATGttcgattgaaaataataaataaattcaatatttcgttAAGTTACGCCACACGGCTTGCCTTGATATGATTTTCAAGACAAATTTATCGACGCCTGCATTTAAGAGTAAAATTCTAGGATCGATCCACTCGGGAGACTGAGCGCAAAGGAACACGTGATCTGGTCGaaaatttcttgtgacctttCGAAAAAGTCGCCTGGGAATTCCATTAAAATACACTGAAATTAGAGAATTTTCCAGACCTTGCTGTTAACAGTACACGCTCCAGTCAACCCTGAAACTCGCCTAACTCCGTTAAGTCACAAGTCCGAATTCGCCAAGTTTACAAATCCTCCGAATAAATGAGCCGTTAATCTCTACGCGGAGTCCTCTATAAACGAGCCgtttaaagttttaaatttgaattttcgtcCGAAATGTGGTGAGATTTTCTCCTCTCACTCGTCGCCAGAAGCGGACGGATTATTTCCCGATGCGTTGCACGACCCATTCCTGTTGACACAACGGACACCGATTGTTCTGTTTCACCCACAACGACATACAACAATTGTGAAACGAATGATTGCACTCTCCCCAAACAACTGGAAAAAAAAGTACGAAAATCgataaaaatcaaatcaaattcccAAAACCCAGGCTTAATTAAATACAATTCTGGAtccggttccatagttgttgtgggttagagttaactctgagttaaaattagttcattttcaatgagttaactgagataaccggcggataaataccacaGTAACAATGAACAGTTAATTATCACtacgtcaactatccactggttaactctaaccttggaattcaggacccagttccacagttgtgagttagagttaactctgagtttaaattagttcattttcgatgagttaactcgggtcaaattttaactccgaactgtggaacctggccctggggctgcagttgctcacaagttggttagagttaaccggtggatagttgacatagtggcGCACAATAGTTCATTGTTCCTACGGTACTAATCCACCGGTTGTCCATAACCAACTTCTGATCAACTGGTTCCACGAGTAGAGAGTAttttggtataagaaatcttCCATTATTGACGCGATTTTATACAATTCTTCTCTAGATACGAGATCCAACATAGAATCCCACACCGCATCGAAGTTACGACGAACTTCATTCAgggcaccagaaaatctgCTCCTTTTAACCGATGGTTCTTtatgtatataggcctacagcagaacctcgttacaacgaacttcaggagtcCAGAACAGGTTTGTTGTAAGCGATAGTTTTTTGTATTTCTTATTTGGGacgaaattgattatttttaacGACCAATGTCGAAATAACGAGGTTCACTGTGATGTAAATTAAACATCTTTTAACATCTTCAAACTTTTCTGCTGAGGCAAAACTGGAAATTTTTTGCTTGTATCCATAAGAAGTTTCATCATTGTATTctcaatgatgaatttgaggcatttttcttcacagaaaaaaGGTTCTGCTTACCGACGCAATCttcatgtttattttcagCCTGACATCTCAAACACGCatctgaattgaaaaaaaaacgaaagaaatgtatattatcaattattgaaGTAACTTTCGAAACAAGCTTCGGCGCTATTGCACTTTAGTACCCCCTCccaaaaattttcatttctgtataTTATCAATTAGGGAGGTATGTAGAGTCAAAATAAGTTACTTTTGACGAAAAAATTTTTACAAGtcaaaaaagacaaaattctgattctttacGCCCCGTAGCCGTAGGGGTCGCCTTTAATCCCATTCTAACGTATTTATTTACCCATAACTTGAACTCTACAGATAGCACACGTATCACATTCGACATCCCAGCTCCACATAGCCACCGCGTTCCATTTCTTCAACGTAAACATCTTTTCGGGTCGTTGAGAATTCTCTCTGTCCAGTTCCATGTCTTCCGCCATTTTGAACAATGAACGTCATGTGATCATAATTAATATGTTGAAACAAAGTCAATAGATTCGAAACATATATATCGAAAATCTAAAATTTGttgcattttgaaaaaaagaaaaactaactCTAAGCATTAGTCATAGATATTTTATATAGATTAAAATCTACTCAATTGTGTAGACTGGTTACCTGTGTGGGACAGGCAACTAGTCTACTCAAATGGGTTCAATAAACTGTGAATTGTATTGATGTGCGAACGAGtggtttcgaatcccgatTATTGTGAGTGAAAACTGTGCGCGCACAGGCCTGCGGTTTCGGCACAGTCCAGCGAACATAATGAATGACCAACGATACGTGCAGAAACAcgattttcacatatttttacatttcatatcaattgtcttgattttttaacgttgatatttttctttttgaatgagCTTTCGCACTCAAACACTTGATCCTAAGACGGGGTAATGTTTCGATTAGATccacaaaatacaaaatacagacctggattcagagtcaaattattTCTCAAAAGATATGGATAAGTTATGTGGAactgcaggggcggatccagggggatgggtagacggtattggaaggaaatttaaggGCACCTTTGCGATCTTAGGGCACGCCCAGTATCCAGGTCaatgcgagcgccgaaggcgcgaagtgCATAGAGGGGGGTCTGGGGACCcacccccagaaaattttgaaaatatggtaccatttGAAGACTTTTAGAGGGCTTCTAGAGGCTAGCagagcaatccagaataaacgaattcgagacaagatttcaacagatgcggataaaaaatgaaactggcgaacccatgaaagaatggttgtcgccaacttcgcctagtgcccctataatttttaaaagtgccccttaacaattatacagaatacgactaagtgccccttcattgttaacaatcggcaaaaattgcctcgtcttcacatttatccttatgtcgtgtgccatcttccaaaccaaaagtgcccctaaaattttaaaaattaggcaaaaaagtgcccttttcttcaacatcttccgcgtatagtgccctcttctaaagtacgagttcccctttagccctccctgaaaaggcgaggacaaggtgccctcatctaaagcatgagtgccccttgcaaaaggaaagtgccctttttaatttaaaaaaatcgtATTTAAAGCGCGGTTCCAATCGCGTCGTACTGAGGGTCTAAAAACGATCGCGTGGTTAATCGGACATTCAGAAAACCGGGTAGAATGCGTCGTGAAAGGcgcaaaatatatttcatgctTTCATACAACGAATCGATCGCTTGACCACGCGCAGCAGACGTGCCCAAAATTGTACTGCATTAACAAAGGCATATTATTTATGTACGTCTGTTAAGATCTGATGCCGCATTACGAATCGCCACGCGTACCGtttaaaacaatgtttccgaAATACTGAATTCACGAAATCGTGGCCGGCATTTATTATGCGCACTAGCCGTAACGACTAAACCCCTAAATCACCAAGGGGATTTCGCATTGAAAGCGCACGCGTGTTCCTGCAAGTCCGtagattttatataaaagaaATGCTATGACCATTCGAACTTGTACATAAAACAATCCAGCTCGCCCTCGCGTCGCCGGCCTTTCTGGATCTGACCATCGCAGCGAGAACACCTACAAGTCGTCTGTCAACGATCAAAAggtaaatttgatatttcgttAATTCAGTATCACGTTTTAGATCGatcaaaaaactgtttcgttcGAATTCGAATACTTTTTAAACTTAGACTTATCAAATTATGATCaggttcatatatatatatatatttcttatttcatactATAGACTTCGCTCCGATCAAGGTTTTTTGAGTAGTCTATATACTGTATAAacatttaatcaattttcaaattatactCTTATTCAAACGTTTACTATTTAGATGAAGCCTTATGAAAGACCACATTCCTACGTTCGCATATAATCTCCTTTTTATGGCGATCAAAACGAAACTTCAATTTGAATTCGCATACTTTTAAATTGTCAGATCATACGAAATCAATGCACGGTGTTTTCGGCATCTTTATTAGATTATCGTCTTCCATGAATCGATTATTTCGTCTTCTAATCTTTTCTTGAGTTATCTAATTCAACGCGTTCAAATTATCGATATTCTATACCATCGATTCCTACAAGTCCAAACTATATATAGAGCAGGCCGATACCCTATACCCTATTACCCGTGTTTATCCAGTTTTGATCGCGCAGATCAATTCCTCAATTTTTCATCGACCTCGGTCAAGATCAGGCCAGGTTAATAGCCTTCcaccagtttttttttcaacaacgAAATTAGGAATAGTCTTTGATATTTGTCTAATTGATCGGTTTGAtagttataatgataatgagaTAATAATTCATTGCCATGAAATACACTTTGGCTTACATAATGATATGCATGAATCTCAAATCGGTAAAACAACAGAGTTAGATATAAGAGAATAGTTGAGAATAAGTGTATCGTGTCCTTAACAAACCCAATGCGCTTAAGATACAGGGGgtttgatcttgaaatacttGCCgttcgaaaatatcaaaccaGTTTCAACTTGAAACCGTAAGCCCCCAATTCGATTTTTATGAGTCAAAACCAGTCTAAACGTTTAAAATCGACCAACAGTCATGGATGAAAGTCTATATAGGATGACGTGGGAAAGCGACgatcagaaaaatatgtgattttgtttttcaatttcagaacATAAAAATGGCGCCGAAAACGGAAAAAATTCACATCAACATCGTCGTAGTCGGACATGTCGACTCCGGTAAATCGACATCTACCGGACATTTGATCTACAAATGCGGCGGTATCGACAAGAGAGCTATCGAGAAATTCGAGAAAGAAGCTCAAGAGGTAATTTACCTATTGGAAACTATTACTGAGCCATCAGTGGTACGCGAAATGCGTGAAATACAGCTAGTGAATTTAACAGCTTAAACGACCAGTCTCAACTCATtgtggttctataaccaatctaacaacttaagaccagtctaagctcattttggttctataaccaatctaacaacttaagactagaataaaactcattttggttctataatcaatctaataacttaagaccagtcaaaTTCATGTTGGttctaagaccagtctaagttcattttggttctatagtcaatctaacaacttaagaccagtctaaactcatttaagttcaatagccaatctaacgaattaagaccagtcttagttTGGATgagttagtttttttttaaatatatatttgttttccTGATGAAAAGTCGTTATCTCCTTCTCTTCGTAGATGGGAAAGGGTTCTTTCAAGTACGCCTGGGTGTTGGACAAGTTGAAGGCCGAACGAGAACGTGGTATCACCATCGATATCGCTTTGTGGAAATTCGAAACGAAAAAGTACTACGTCACGATCATCGACGCTCCGGGACATCGTGATTTCATCAAGAACATGATCACCGGTACATCCCAGGTAAATATCATTCACAGGTTTTAACATGAATTTTACAGGTGGCCGCGAGTGGTTTAAACCGCCGGACACCGGTCTCGATAATCCAAGGTTCATAgatcctggacccagttccacagttgtgagttagagataactctgagtcaaagttcgttcattttcaatgatttaactcatagtcaaatcttaattcaggactgtggaactggaccctggtggCGACTGcgggtcgaaggttcttcactgaaatagaaagataGATCTCGCTAACGATGCCTCATGTCTTAGCGCTCAGTTAATCGATGGTATTAGAACGGTTCCATCAGGCGGCGAAGATCCTGGGAAGATTGAGGATTTTTGGGTCGTGGGAATTCTGATGCAatcatatttgtttttcaagaTGAACAAACGGGTGTTGAGCTTATATcaaaaaaatcatcgaatTATGTGAATTTTGGAGATAAGCGATTATTCTGTACCGGAATCCTGTATTAACTGGCCGAGCTGATGCAGACTCGCCACGCAACCCTTCAAGTAATTATTTACGAGACTTTTTTcaactgccaccaggggacCATATCTTTGGTATCCTCAAAGCCATTTTGACTAGACTTGGTACATCAGTTCTTTTTTACGTGGTAGCCCTTACTGATCCACATAGCCAGCATAATGTTGACCCAGGTTGCGCTTCTTGGAAATAGTCATATGTTATGCACGGATTATAATTATTTCCGATGAAATTTTTGTACGTTTCCCAGTGCGACATATGAACCAATTataggcagaaacccgttatcgctgctatgcagctatattttacgAGTTATTTTTCATGTTAACCCTACAGACTTCGAATTATCCTGACTTTTTGCTTGATGGTGATTTTCGTAGGCGGATTGTGCTGTGTTGATCGTCGCTTCCAGCACCGGTGAATTCGAAGCCGGCATCAGCAAAAACGGACAGACCAGAGAACACGCCCTGTTATGTTTCACCCTCGGCGTCAAACAAATGATCGTCGGCATCAACAAGATCGACAACACGGAGCCGCCCTACTCCGAGGAACGATACAAAGAGATATCGAAGGAAGTCAGCGGCTACCTGAAAAAGGTAAGAATGCAAATATCTAAAGCTTTAACTGGGAGAGCTGTAGAGCCTCATCCAGTGTTCCAAAGAATAGTAACTGGGATGAAATATGAGTCCCACAATCACAAGTTTTAGAGAGAttataaaacatcaaaaactataaagaatttatcaaaaccTCGATTTTTCGGTTTTATCCTAAAGACCATTCTCAAGTCTCACTCTTGAGAATGGTTTCGCGATATATTGGGTAGTTATATCACGTTATCAAAGTAACTGGGATACTGGTTGATCTAAGCTACATTTTACTCCCATACATCTAGCAGTAGCCCCTGTGAAGTCAATAAAATCGGGTTCGTGGGTTAAAGGCTGAACGACAATCGGGTACACTGCAGCTAAAGGTATTAACCCTTCAGTTGCGCGCGACAGCAAATCAGAGCCTAACCGGACTTGATTGTTATTTTTAGCCTTCAGCTATCGGAATCGATTGTCAtcaaataaaccattttacagttgctaaccgccattttgttagggtacttttgtcccgtattgttgggtcatttttttctattttttaaaaactatccgtgatgcgtgttgtatcatatttcatctgtccatggatggattttgacaacttcagcaacattcaaaccgcgtgaatttttagttttcagttatgtaaaaatcatttctcaaatttacaacaatgcgacatgagagcgatataaaaatcggtggtcagtttttgccgtgcgcatagaaatcaagggtactgaactttgaagttcgttattttcagaaataattttctaaaaaatccaagcatttcaagaactgtgcgcataaatgccccctttcaggtgaactttgaaattttaagatatcttgcctagtttttttccta
This sequence is a window from Tubulanus polymorphus chromosome 9, tnTubPoly1.2, whole genome shotgun sequence. Protein-coding genes within it:
- the LOC141910758 gene encoding uncharacterized protein LOC141910758 isoform X2, producing MMVLFINVNIGQRVEVKLPSGIFKGTVRFKGSIVTKPGEWVGIELDQPVGTHNGCYIGRRYFQCPDRHGVFVSANQVRFIRLKRRLFNSYRSVNQSTVDSTLFNSIKDEAMQNAERNRKSKSTEDLSVGTECDPWMTQSRRYPRLQAISKMIPAATMVRPRTTQSLCYSYRSTPVHAEYWQDVEQFNPSPTIPKTHMPHSAQKRLVRLGWGEGHLIREHTVNTYRETVKRHRWNDVTI
- the LOC141910759 gene encoding RING-box protein 2-like, with the translated sequence MAEDMELDRENSQRPEKMFTLKKWNAVAMWSWDVECDTCAICRVQVMDACLRCQAENKHEDCVVVWGECNHSFHNCCMSLWVKQNNRCPLCQQEWVVQRIGK
- the LOC141910758 gene encoding restin homolog isoform X1, with the protein product MMVLFINVNIGQRVEVKLPSGIFKGTVRFKGSIVTKPGEWVGIELDQPVGTHNGCYIGRRYFQCPDRHGVFVSANQVRFIRLKRRLFNSYRSVNQSTVDSTLFNSIKDEAMQNAERNRKSKSTEDLSVVGTECDPWMTQSRRYPRLQAISKMIPAATMVRPRTTQSLCYSYRSTPVHAEYWQDVEQFNPSPTIPKTHMPHSAQKRLVRLGWGEGHLIREHTVNTYRETVKRHRWNDVTI